The following are encoded together in the Drosophila sechellia strain sech25 chromosome 3R, ASM438219v1, whole genome shotgun sequence genome:
- the LOC6614324 gene encoding uncharacterized protein LOC6614324, which yields MRSGLTLRPMLVVLLVGHLVAPVAPANLLTSYLPASMQALAYYIDLLQYEPLSSTTVEPAFSADDEGVVSTTANPRPSTPLPTRMRTTTTRRPIAAGASGSGGMGWWQPPSWWETPKRTSTTERPTSPPTVPHRPAIFAPTAPPEKSLEGNDLFAEIEDDGDFDNLPLSLIRDIQSERYDFTNDVESLDNFLRLYDDNYGRAAFGSESAMDRWSTASIAGKKRVPPTKPYVDFLLVYDLLKRDAKASSLSKYEGYSEDLLVELHALSQVSAARQLYTLFKRMLDRGDIQRSDVVARVQGIAKDLGNPKSPTSKALTFIPSMQFLP from the coding sequence ATGCGCAGTGGGCTAACGCTTCGTCCAATGCTGGTGGTGCTTCTAGTGGGTCACCTAGTGGCTCCAGTGGCGCCGGCTAACCTACTGACCAGCTATCTGCCCGCCTCCATGCAGGCCTTGGCATACTATATTGATCTGCTGCAGTACGAGCCGCTATCCAGCACAACGGTGGAGCCTGCTTTTAGTGCGGATGATGAAGGTGTGGTATCCACCACTGCAAATCCGCGGCCATCTACACCGTTGCCCACGAGGATGAGAACCACTACCACAAGGCGACCGATTGCAGCAGGTGCGTCTGGATCTGGTGGCATGGGCTGGTGGCAACCGCCAAGTTGGTGGGAGACCCCGAAGAGAACATCCACTACCGAGAGACCCACATCGCCACCCACTGTGCCGCACCGTCCGGCAATTTTTGCACCAACTGCGCCGCCGGAAAAGTCCCTTGAGGGCAACGATCTATTTGCAGAAATCGAAGATGATGGCGACTTCGATAACCTGCCTTTGTCTTTGATCCGTGATATTCAAAGCGAGCGCTACGACTTTACCAACGATGTGGAGTCACTGGATAACTTTTTGCGTCTCTACGACGATAACTACGGACGGGCCGCTTTCGGTTCTGAGTCCGCTATGGATCGATGGAGCACCGCCTCGATAGCAGGCAAAAAGAGGGTTCCTCCCACCAAGCCCTATGTGGATTTCCTGCTGGTTTACGATCTGCTAAAGCGCGATGCCAAGGCGTCGAGTCTGAGCAAGTACGAGGGATATTCCGAGGATCTGCTGGTGGAGCTGCATGCCTTGTCACAGGTTTCGGCGGCCAGGCAATTGTATACTCTATTTAAAAGGATGCTGGACCGGGGCGATATCCAGCGCAGTGACGTGGTGGCCCGCGTGCAGGGAATCGCCAAAGATCTGGGGAATCCCAAAAGCCCCACTTCCAAGGCATTGACTTTTATTCCCAGCATGCAGTTTTTACCTTAA